Genomic segment of Caldanaerobius polysaccharolyticus DSM 13641:
GGGACTTGGAGTAGTAATAATGGAACCATTGAAGGGTGGAAAACTAGCAAAACTTCCACAAAAAGTGCAAGATATTCTCAAAAGAAGTGGGAAAGACTGGTCTGCGGTGGAGTGGAGTTTCGGATGGCTTGGAAACTTTCCGGAGGTTTCTGTTATACTAAGTGGAATGAGCACTTTGGAACATGTGAAAGAGAATGTTGAAATCATGAAAAATGTAATCCCAAATAACTTGACTGAAGAGGACTTGAAACTGATCGAGGAGGCGAGAAAAACACTGGGATCTTTTGCAGTGATAAACTGCACAGGATGTGGCTACTGCATGCCGTGTCCAAGCGGTGTGGATATTCCTGAAAATTTCAAACTGTATAATGAAACCGTCGTGTTTGGAAATTGGGAAGGTGGAAGAGGAATATACAAATGGTTTGAGGGGCAGAAGACATCTGCGTCTTTCTGCAAGGAGTGCGGTGAGTGCCTTAATAAATGTCCGCAAAGATTGGAAATTCCTTCTCTTCTTAAAAAAGTTAACATGGAACTCACTGATGCAAAATGAGAAAAATCTTTTTGTTTATATCAGCTTAAGTGCGTTTTATTTGCTCGAGAGAAAAATTTTTAATTATAGTATTCGTTAATATGAATAAATGCCACAAAAAACTTGTGTTGGAGGTGTTACCCATAATGGAATTTGAATTTTATAATCCAACCCGACTAATCTTTGGTGCAGGTTCATTAGAACAGTTAGGGAAAGTAGTTAGTCAATATGGTAAAAAAGCATTGCTTGTCATTGGTGGAGGAAGTATAAAGAAAAGCGGAGCATTTGACCGAGCGGTATCCAGCTTGAAAACAGCGGCTGTTTCAGTGGTGGAATTCTCTGGTGTTGAGCCAAATCCACGGCTGTCAACTGTGGTACGTGCTGCAGAACTGGCAAAAAAAGAAGCTTGTGATGTGATTATAGGTATGGGTGGCGGTAGCGTCATGGACGCCTCAAAAGTAATTGCAGCCTCAGTCCTTTATGAAGGTGATCCTAAGGATATGCTTGTACGGGCAGGAAAAGCGCCCAGACTTCCGGAGCGAGCTCTTCCAATTATAACAGTTCCAACGCTTGCAGCAACAGGCTCTGAGATGAACTGCGGCGCTGTAATAACAATTGATGATGAAAAAGAAAAACTAAAGACATTTGTTAAAACTGAAGTTCTATATCCTAAAGTAGCTGTTGTAGATCCTGAACTTACCATAACAGTTCCTAAAGCTTATACAGCTTATGGTGTTTGTGACATAATAACGCATGTAACAGAAGGTTATTTTAATGGTATAGACGGAACTCCTATTCAAGATAGATTTGCTGAAGGAGTTATACTCACAGTTTTAGAGTGGGGACCAAAAGCAGTTAGCAATGGAAGCGATTTAGAAGCACGTGCACAAGTGCAGTGGGCTTCAATTGTTGCGCTAAACGGTTGGGTTCAAGCAGGGGTTAAGGCTCCTTATCCAGTGCATCAGATTGAACACACACTTTCTGCACTGTATGATATTCCTCATGGAGCAGGGCTGGCAGTAGTGAATCCGGCGTGGATGCGCTTTGCTGCAAGATTCCGTCCCGAACGTTTTGCCCAATTTGCTCAGCGCATATTTGGGCTGTCAGCAATCGGCAAAGACAATTTGAGTTTGGCTTTAGAAAGCATTAACAGGTTTGAAGAGTTTTTGCGTTCTATAGGTTGTCCTACGCGTCTGCCAGAATTGGGCATTGGAGAAATTACCGAGGAAATGTTTTTCCGTTATGCGGAAGAAACGCTGAAAGTGCTTCAGGATGAAGAAGGAAGACTTCCAGGTCATCCACCTTTGCGAAAGGAAGATATTGTAGAAATACTGCGTATGGCAATGTAATTAATTCAGTAGGAGGGGTTAACATGCAAAAGGTAGTTTTGAACAACGGCGTTGAGATGCCCATTTTGGGCTACGGTGTTTATCAGATCACTGATCTTGAACAGTGCGAACAGTGTGTTTATGATGCTATCAAAGCGGGTTACCGGTTGATCGATACAGCAGCCGCTTACATGAATGAAAAAGCGGTTGGGAAGGCTATTAAGAGAGCAATTGAGGAAAGTATAGTAAAAAGAGAAGATCTATTTATTACTACAAAACTCTGGATACAAGACGCAGGCTACGAGTCGACCAAGAAAGCATTTGAAAAATCGCTTAAAAGGCTTCAGCTTGACTATATCGACCTTTATTTGATTCATCAACCTTTTGGTGATGTGCATTGTGCTTGGCGGGCTATGGAGGAACTATACCGTGAAGGATTTATTAGAGCAATAGGTGTTAGCAACTTCCAACCAGACCGTTTGATGGATTTAATAGTTCACCACGAGGTGGTTCCTGCTGTGAACCAGATAGAAATACATCCGTTCTGCCAGCAAACAGAAAGCATCGAGTTCATGAAGAAATATAATGTACAGCCAGAAGCCTGGGGTCCTTTTGCAGAAGGCAGGAACAACATCTTTCAGAATGAAGTTTTAGCATCTATAGCCAAAAAGTACAATAAAACAGTTGCACAGGTGATTTTGCGGTGGCTGATTCAAAGAGGGATAGTCACAATCCCGAAAACTGTGCACAAAGAGAGGATGATTGAAAACATTGACATATTCGACTTTGAATTAAGTCAAGAGGATGTGGAAAAGATTGCAGCATTGGACACAAAAAAGAGCCTGTTCTTATCGCATAATGATCCGGAAACTGTGAAATGGCTTGGCACACTTAAATTTGATATATAGTGGGTAAATGAAAAACAGTGATTTTGAAAGGAGTGTAGGAATTGCCGTATTCAAAGATTCTTATCGCTTATTTTTCTCGCAGAGGAAATATTTATGTAGGCGGCAGTATTTTAAATCTGCCGATTGGAAATACAGAGGTAATAGCGAAGAAGATACACGAACTTATTGGTGGTGATATGTTCGAAATTAAAACGGTAAAGCCATATCCGGAAGATTATACAGAAACAATAGAAGTAGCAAAGGAAGAAAAAAGGCAGAATGCCAGGCCAGAACTTGCAAATAAGCTAGACGACATAAATTCTTACGATGTGATTTTCCTCGGCTACCCCAATTGGTGGGGAACGATGCCGATGGCTGTGTTTACATTTTTAGAGTCTTATGATTTCGCGGGGAAGGCCATTGTTCCATTTTGCACACATGAAGGCAGCGGAATGGGAAGCAGTGAGCGCGATATCAAGAAACTTTGCCCGAACGCAAAGGTACTGCCCGGTGTAGCCATTCGAGGAAGCAATGTTAACAGAGCAGATAAAGATATTGCAGACTGGCTTAAGAGACTCGGTTTGATATCATAGTATTTGCAACTTAAAATAGAAGAAGAGGCATAATATATAGGGCAAACTTGATTTAGAAGTTTCGTTTTTAAAAATAGTAGCACGGATAGTGCTACTATTTTAAAACCCTTAACTTGGAGCTAACTCAAAGTATTAGATAATATTGGACATTGGTGGTGAAACTACATGACGATTGCAGAAGTAAGCAAAAAATTTGGCCTTTCACCGGATACTCTCCGCTACTATGAGCGTATTGGCCTGATCCCCAGGGTAAATCGCAACGAAAGCGGTATCCGGGATTATACGGAGGAATACTGTAAGTGGATTGAATTCATTAAATGTATGCGCAGCGCAGGTGTTCACGTTGCAACGCTGGTCGAGTATGTTACACTGCTCCAGCAAGGCGACAAAACTATAGAGGCCAGAAAACAAATTCTTATCGAGCAACGGGAGAAACTTCTTTCCCGCATTGAAGAAATGGAGAGAGCGCTGGAAAGGTTAAATTTTAAAATTGAAGAATATGAGACTAAACTTATTCCGGCAGAAAACAACTTAAAAAGATTGGTACACAACAGCTAGTCTATAAAAAGACGGGCTGTTGTGTGATGAGCTCAAACAGGGAGTACGAGTAGGCCCAAGGGTAGCGCCAAGGTTTGGGCCAACATTAGGCCAACTCTACTTGGGTTTGGGGCTTACGGGGTTTCGGTTACAATTGCATCTTTCTCCCGCTTCCCAACCCAGCGGTAGATTTTGGGTTTCTACCCCTTACCGCCTTCCTCCGTTATAGGCATGTTCCTGTCCTGAATCTCCCGGATGTAGTGCCGCACGGTTTCCTCACTCACTCCCAGTTCCTGGACTATGTCTTTGAAGACT
This window contains:
- a CDS encoding HTH domain-containing protein, with translation MTTTGFVVRVEDTSTRGKVLELIKQSGEDGIVFKDIVQELGVSEETVRHYIREIQDRNMPITEEGGKG
- a CDS encoding flavodoxin; this translates as MPYSKILIAYFSRRGNIYVGGSILNLPIGNTEVIAKKIHELIGGDMFEIKTVKPYPEDYTETIEVAKEEKRQNARPELANKLDDINSYDVIFLGYPNWWGTMPMAVFTFLESYDFAGKAIVPFCTHEGSGMGSSERDIKKLCPNAKVLPGVAIRGSNVNRADKDIADWLKRLGLIS
- a CDS encoding MerR family transcriptional regulator: MTIAEVSKKFGLSPDTLRYYERIGLIPRVNRNESGIRDYTEEYCKWIEFIKCMRSAGVHVATLVEYVTLLQQGDKTIEARKQILIEQREKLLSRIEEMERALERLNFKIEEYETKLIPAENNLKRLVHNS
- a CDS encoding iron-containing alcohol dehydrogenase; translation: MMEFEFYNPTRLIFGAGSLEQLGKVVSQYGKKALLVIGGGSIKKSGAFDRAVSSLKTAAVSVVEFSGVEPNPRLSTVVRAAELAKKEACDVIIGMGGGSVMDASKVIAASVLYEGDPKDMLVRAGKAPRLPERALPIITVPTLAATGSEMNCGAVITIDDEKEKLKTFVKTEVLYPKVAVVDPELTITVPKAYTAYGVCDIITHVTEGYFNGIDGTPIQDRFAEGVILTVLEWGPKAVSNGSDLEARAQVQWASIVALNGWVQAGVKAPYPVHQIEHTLSALYDIPHGAGLAVVNPAWMRFAARFRPERFAQFAQRIFGLSAIGKDNLSLALESINRFEEFLRSIGCPTRLPELGIGEITEEMFFRYAEETLKVLQDEEGRLPGHPPLRKEDIVEILRMAM
- a CDS encoding aldo/keto reductase; translation: MQKVVLNNGVEMPILGYGVYQITDLEQCEQCVYDAIKAGYRLIDTAAAYMNEKAVGKAIKRAIEESIVKREDLFITTKLWIQDAGYESTKKAFEKSLKRLQLDYIDLYLIHQPFGDVHCAWRAMEELYREGFIRAIGVSNFQPDRLMDLIVHHEVVPAVNQIEIHPFCQQTESIEFMKKYNVQPEAWGPFAEGRNNIFQNEVLASIAKKYNKTVAQVILRWLIQRGIVTIPKTVHKERMIENIDIFDFELSQEDVEKIAALDTKKSLFLSHNDPETVKWLGTLKFDI